From Calderihabitans maritimus, the proteins below share one genomic window:
- a CDS encoding NAD(P)/FAD-dependent oxidoreductase: MEQALKAGARVHNEKKILGIEVLPDRPHIVTDYGSFADQIVVGADGANSVVARLLDFDAK, translated from the coding sequence GTGGAGCAGGCTTTAAAGGCTGGCGCCCGGGTACATAATGAAAAAAAGATCTTGGGGATTGAGGTGCTGCCCGACCGGCCGCATATAGTCACTGATTATGGTTCCTTTGCCGACCAGATAGTGGTGGGCGCTGATGGTGCCAACAGTGTTGTCGCCAGGTTGCTGGATTTTGATGCGAAATAG